One genomic region from Vidua macroura isolate BioBank_ID:100142 chromosome 18, ASM2450914v1, whole genome shotgun sequence encodes:
- the VPS37B gene encoding vacuolar protein sorting-associated protein 37B — MALDARRLEALSLQELSALLDDEEQLQDMAREMEEAQNVQHSKDMTLASNRSLAEGNLLYQPKLESLKSNLTEKYQELQVLFEAYQIKKTKLDRQSSNASLETLLALLQTEGAKIEEDTENMAERFLDGEIPLDSFIDEYQSKRKLAHLRRVKIEKLQEMVLKGQRLPQVQAPPQPRAAEPAAAPADPYKADANPPPSVVPRRIPPPPPPSGPAGRFPTPFTAAMSSGPALSYPGAPYPPLPPRPGAAQPTSQTAQPGYPAQFVPPYPPPLPQRPPRLPPHPGFILQ; from the exons atGGCGCTGGACGCGCGGCGCCTGGAGGCGCTGAGTCTGCAGGAGCTCAGCGCGCTGCTGGACGacgaggagcagctccaggacatGGCCCGCGAGATGGAAGAG GCCCAAAATGTTCAGCACAGCAAGGACATGACTCTTGCCAGCAACCGCAGTCTGGCAGAGGGAAATCTCCTGTACCAGCCAAAGTTGGAGTCTCTAAAATCAAATTTAACTGAGAAATATCAAGAGCTGCAAGTTCTTTTTGAAGCATACcagataaagaaaacaaaactag ACAGACAATCCAGTAATGCTTCCCTGGAgaccctgctggcactgctgcagacTGAGGGGGCGAAGATTGAGGAGGACACAGAG AATATGGCAGAAAGGTTCCTTGATGGTGAAATACCACTGGATTCCTTCATCGACGAGTACCAGAGCAAGAGGAAACTGGCTCACCTGCGCCGGGTGAAGATCGAGAAGCTGCAGGAAATGGTGCTGAAGGGACAGAGACTTCCTCAGGTTCAGGCGCCGCCGCAGCCGAGGGCAGCCGAGCCCGCAGCAGCCCCTGCCGATCCCTACAAGGCGGATGCAAACCCTCCTCCCTCGGTGGTGCCGCGGCGGAtcccgcccccgccgcctcccTCAGGCCCGGCAGGACGCTTCCCCACTCCCTTCACCGCAGCCATGAGCTCAGGACCAGCTCTCTCTTACCCAGGTGCTCCGTACCCTCCTCTCCCGCCCCGGCCgggagcagctcagcccacGAGTCAGACGGCACAGCCGGGATACCCAGCTCAGTTTGTCCCCCCCTATCCTCCACCTCTGCCCCAAAGACCACCTCGCCTTCCGCCACATCCCGGCTTTATCCTCCAGTAA
- the HIP1R gene encoding huntingtin-interacting protein 1-related protein isoform X1: MNSIKSVPARVLSRRGGHSLEAEREQFDKSQAISISKAINTQEAPVKEKHARRIILGTHHEKGAFTFWSYAIGLPLPSSAILSWKFCHVLHKVLRDGHPNVLQDCQRYRSNIRETGDLWGHLHDRYGQLVSIYTRLLLTKISFHVKHPEFPPGLEVSDEVLEKTAGTDVNNIFQLTVELFDYLDCELKLSESVFRQLNTSMAVSQMSAVQCRLAPLIQVIQDCSHLYHYSVKLMFKLHSCLPADTLQGHRDRFHEQFRSLKNFFRKASEMLYFKRLIQIPRLPESPPNFLRASALAEHVKPVVVIPEEAPEDEEPENLIEISTTSTTEPQITSDLFEQTFGPPNGVWDDRDAQIESLKKEVETLRAEMEKIKLEAQRYITQLKAQVNSLEGEVEEQRKQKQKALVDNEQLRDELERLQRVKQDSDRSQRLCAEAEKKANATEIRYTKLKEKHSELINTHAELLRKNADTAKQLTVTQQSQEEVARVKEQLAFQVEQVKREAEMKLEDQSMQMEQLRQELDARRDELEQAQRSLSHAKQAGVELSAQVDALHSEKEVLRRSVSEKECELLSTRGLIQEKELQLSQEADKATREIRELQGRLLEKSNQEQSLQQKLLDEQFGVLQETVREAQAILRDAMAKLDDPLHLRCTSSPDYLLSRAQAALECTDALEKGHAQYVASMADAAGLVGALALFAHLTGDTIVNGSATSHLAPTDHADRLTETCRECGQRSLEYLDQLKDRQRLGSAELGDVREALRGVLQLAQELRPKSLDIKQEELGDMVEKEMASTSEAIEDAVRRIEEMMSQARNESSGVKLEVNERILNSCTDLMKAIRLLVTTSTNLQKEIVESGRGAATTQEFYAKNSRWTEGLISASKAVGWGATQLVESADRVVLHTGKYEELIVCSHEIAASTAQLVAASKVKAEKSSRNLARLQECSRNVNEMAANVVASTKSGQEQIEEKDTMDFSGMSLIKLKKEEMETQVKVLELEKRLEGERVRLGELRKQHYVLAGGCEDAPEDGEARPAPAPRRGILKKPPIAQKPGLGEP, from the exons GTTCTCCAGGACTGCCAGAGGTACCGCAGCAACATCCGAGAGACGGGGGACCTGTGG GGCCATTTGCACGACAGGTACGGGCAGCTGGTGAGCATCTACACACGGCTCCTGCTCACCAAGATCTCCTTCCACGTCAAG CATCCCGAGTTCCCCCCGGGCCTCGAAGTGTCGGATGAGGTGCTGGAAAAGACTGCAGGGACGGATGTGAACAACAT CTTCCAGCTGACGGTCGAGCTGTTTGACTACCTGGACTGTGAGCTGAAGCTGTCGGAGTCAG TTTTCAGGCAGCTCAACACCTCGATGGCCGTGTCGCAGATGTCGGCGGTGCAGTGCCGCCTGGCCCCCCTCATCCAGGTCatccaggactgcagccacctcTACCACTACTCCGTCAAGTTAATGTTCAAGCTGCACTCCT GTCTGCCGGCCGACACCCTGCAGGGCCACCGGGACCGCTTCCACGAGCAGTTCCGCAG ccttAAAAACTTCTTTAGGAAGGCATCTGAGATGCTGTATTTCAAGCGGCTCATCCAGATCCCTCGGCTGCCGGAG AGCCCCCCAAACTTCCTGCGGGCGTCCGCGCTGGCCGAGCACGTGAAGCCGGTCGTTGTCATCCCCGAGGAGGCCCCCGAGGATGAGGAGCCAGAGAACCTCATTGAGATCAGCACAACTTCCACCACGGAGCCGCAG ATCACCTCGGATCTGTTTGAGCAAACCTTCGGGCCACCCAACGGCGTTTGGGATGACAG GGATGCTCAGATCGAGAGCCTGAAGAAGGAGGTGGAAACGCTGCGTGCAGAGATGGAGAAGATTAAGCTGGAG GCGCAGCGCTACATCACCCAGCTCAAGGCACAGGTGAACAGCCTGGAGGGAGAAGTGGAGGAGCAGCgcaagcagaagcagaaggCGCTGGTGGACAACGAGCAGCTGCGGGATGAGctggagaggctgcagagggTGAAGCAGGACAGTGACAGGTCACAGCGGCTCTGCGCCGAGGCCGAGA AGAAAGCCAACGCCACTGAGATCCGCTACACGAAGCTGAAGGAGAAGCACAGCGAGCTCATCAACACCCACGCCGAGCTCCTGAGGAAG AACGCTGACACTGCCAAGCAGCTGACAGTgacacagcagagccaggaggaggTGGCACGTGTCAAGGAGCAGCTGGCATTTCAGGTGGAGCAGGTCAAGCGAGAGGCCGAGATGAAG ctggaggacCAGAGCATGCagatggagcagctgaggcaggagctggacgCCCGTCGGGACGAGCTGGAGCAGGCGCAGCGCTCGCTCAGCCACGCCAAGCAG GCAGGTGTGGAGCTCAGTGCCCAGGTGGATGCTCTGCACTCTGAGAAGGAGGTGCTGAGGCGGTCGGTGAGCGAGAAGGAGTGTGAGCTGCTGTCCACACGGGGCCTCAtccaggagaaggagctgcagctgagccaggaggCAGACAAGGCCACGAGGGAGATCCGAGAGCTCCAGGGCAGGCTCCTGGAGAAG AGCAaccaggagcagagcctgcagcagaagctgctggatGAGCAGTTTGGAGTCCTGCAGGAGACAGTGAGAGAAGCCCAAGCCATCCTCCGTGATGCCATGGCCAAGCTGGATGACCCCCTGCACCTCCGCTGCACCAGCTCCCCAG ATTACCTGCTGAGCCGGGCGCAGGCGGCGCTGGAGTGCACGGATGCCCTGGAGAAGGGGCACGCGCAGTACGTGGCCTCCATGGCAG ATGCTGCGGGGCTGGTGGGGGCTCTGGCCCTCTTTGCACACCTGACAGGTGACACCATCGTCAACGGCAGCGCCACCTCCCACCTGGCCCCCACGGACCACGCTGACC GGCTGACGGAGACGTGCCGGGAGTGCGGCCAGCGGAGCCTGGAGTACCTGGACCAGCTGAAGGAcaggcagaggctgggcagtgccGAGCTGGGGGACGTGCGGGAGGCGCTGCGAGGGGTCCTGCAGCTGGCCCAG gagctgagacCCAAGAGCCTGGACATcaagcaggaggagctgggggacaTGGTTGAGAAGGAGATGGCCTCCACCTCTGAGGCCATCGAGGATGCTGTCAGGAGGATAGAG GAGATGATGAGCCAGGCCAGGAACGAGAGCTCTGGGGTTAAGCTGGAAGTGAATGAGCG GATTCTGAACTCCTGCACAGATCTAATGAAG GCTATCAGACTTCTTGTAACAACATCTACGAACCTACAGAAGGAGATAGTGGAAAGTGGCCGG GGGGCAGCAACAACTCAGGAGTTTTACGCCAAGAACTCGCGCTGGACCGAAGGGCTGATCTCTGCCTCCAAGGCCGTGGGCTGGGGAGCCACACAGCTCGT GGAGTCTGCAGACAGGGTTGTCCTGCACACAGGGAAGTACGAGGAGCTGATCGTCTGCTCCCACGAAATCGCTGCCAGTACAGCCCAGCTGGTGGCTGCCTCCaag GTGAAGGCtgagaagagcagcaggaaccTGGCCAGGCTCCAGGAGTGCTCACGCAACGTCAACGAGATGGCAGCAAACGTGGTGGCTTCCACCAAGTCAGGGCAAGAGCAGATAGAGGAGAAAG ACACCATGGACTTCTCGGGCATGTCCCTCATCAAGCTGAAGAAGGAAGAGATGGAAACACAG gtgaaggtgctggagctggagaagcGGCTGGAGGGCGAGCGGGTCCGTCTGGGCGAGCTGAGGAAGCAGCACTACGTCCTGGCCGGGGGCTGCGAGGACGCGCCGGAGGACGGGGAGGCCAGGCCGGCGCCGGCGCCGCGACGAGGGATCCTGAAGAAACCCCCCATTGCCCAGAAACCCGGCCTGGGGGAG CCCTAG